The DNA sequence TGCTATAATAATGGGCatgcaattttaatttcataCTTTTATGCATTATAATGGTGCTAAATCCCTcatacattttttaatttttaataaacaaGCAAGTCttcactaaaaaaaaaaaaaaattatgagagCTTCTACTCTTTACTATAAACGCTTTTTACTCCTCTAactttttttcaatttttttcaatatgAATAATTCACAGAGAAGAAATTATTCAAATCTCTTGCTTGGAGCTCCATGTACCTTTTAGAATCCATTGTTTATATTTCAAactcttttctattttatttcattaatCATTCATCATTAATGTATAACCCAATTACTATAATGCATAGAACTAGAAGGCCTTCAAAGGATTATGCGTTTAGAATGTAGTGATCAACTTTTAGGAAGGTGttgattgcagcttctcccatGAAATTAGGTTCAGGAACGTCTTGACTAGCCTTTTCATACTCACAGCACCATTTCACCAAGCTTCCATTATCATCTCCCTTTGGTGTTACATTCACATATCCCTTGTAACGCTTATAGTACTTGAGAAGATCCCCATCAATCACACTATAAATTATCGTCCTCTTTTCATCATCAACACTTTCAATCTTCTCTGTCACCGTCTTCACAGCTTCATTTCCTTCAAGAGCAAAAAAGCCTAGATAATTATTCTTTTTATATCCACCGtttaaatagaagaaaaaatattttaaagggAGAACCAATCActctttaataaaatatttttttgttttcatctCTATTTTATCATTTATTTCTCTCAAGGAGGGAGATATTCGAAGATATTCatgaatattaaattttaaaaaataaaaaaataacacaatACAACTATAACAAATTCTAAcacaatttaattaaatatatcaaatcaaacacaatttaaATAGACAAAcacaaatttaacataataatatatatatataaattttttagcatataaattaaaataaaatgaatcaGGATTACTTATatgatttatatataaatataagagcatttaaataatttttttgtgtggATATTCATGGACGGATAccttaattaaatttttaatacggATATTAGATAAATAAgttcataataaattttattataaaataattatataaaacaaattaatttcCTTCAAAACAATGTAATGAAGAGACTAAAATAATCGACTCGGATAATTTTTAAAGACTTATTGAGAATCAAAACgttcaatttaaaattttttaagaaacaACATGGGtatataaagaataaaaatttattaacaaCTAATACAtc is a window from the Arachis stenosperma cultivar V10309 chromosome 3, arast.V10309.gnm1.PFL2, whole genome shotgun sequence genome containing:
- the LOC130969406 gene encoding MLP-like protein 423; its protein translation is MAASVGKLEAETEVKSNADKFWGAIRDFVTIFPKASPTDYKSIQILEGDGKVVGSVYRTISGDQGNEAVKTVTEKIESVDDEKRTIIYSVIDGDLLKYYKRYKGYVNVTPKGDDNGSLVKWCCEYEKASQDVPEPNFMGEAAINTFLKVDHYILNA